The sequence GAAAAATTCGTGGATGGCCCTTATCTGTCAAAAATTTTGGTGTAGGAAGTAACGAAGATGCTAAATCACATATTGGTACGCTTGGGTTAGATTTTAGTTTCTCAAAACCAGAGTCTTTGATTGCCTACTTTATTAGAGCAGTTACGCAAGAAAACGATATTGTTATGGACTTCTTCATGGGGTCAGGTACAACTCAAGCAGCAGCTTTGAAGATGAATCGTCGATTTATTGGAGTGGAGCAACTTGATTATATTTCCGATGGCGTGGAGCGATTAAATAAGGCGCTTGAGGGAGAACAAGGTGGTATCTCTAAAGACGTTAATTGGCAAGGTGGCGGATCATTTGTCTATGCTGAATTAATGGAAAAGAACCAAGGTTATCTCAAAGATGTCCAACAGGCCGAAACAACAAAGCAATTAGAAGATGTTGTTCATCGCATGATTGAAGGCGGCGCTGATTTTGATTTCCGCGTTGATGTCGAAAAAGTCCTGCAAGATCCTGAATATCAAACGATGTCATTGGCTGATAAAAAGCAGCTGATGGTCAAGGTCATTGATAAGAATCAGTTGTATTATGCTTACAGTGATATGGAAGATCGTGATGTACAAGAGCTGATGTCTGAGAGTGATATTACCTTTAATAAGAGCTTTTATGGGGAGCGTGATCTGTAATGGTCAAAAAGAAAGCACGAGAACTTGTCTTACCCATTGTTCATGAGATTAAAGACTATGCGAGTGATTTTTAAAAAACGATGAACCCAGACATTCTTTTGTTTATCCGGACTACATTAAGCACAACCTCAAACATCAGCTACGTGATTATCAAAAGCAATCACTATACAACCTGAATTACACGCAAAAAGATGACCATGTTGCCAGTCGCTTCAAACAATTGTTATTCCATATGGCCACTGGTTCTGGAAAAACTGATGTGATGGCAGCCGATATATTGTATTTTTACCATGAATTTGGCTATCAAAATTTTCTTTTTGTCGTTAATACAAACGCGGTGATTGCCAAAACGCGTGAAAACATGATGAATGTTCAATCACCAAAGTATCTCTTTTCACAACCAATAAGTATTGATGGGATTCAGATTGAATTGCGAGAAGTCACCCGCTTTCCAACAAATAGTGAACCAGGGGTGATCTACTTGCGGCTAACAACCATCCAAACTTTAGCAAATGAGTTAAATACACCACGCGAAAATGGCTTAACTTATGGCGATTTAGAGAAACAGAAGTTGATTATTCTAGCGGATGAAGCACATCATTTTTCTGCTGGAACTAAGAGCAAAGCAGATCAAAAAAATAAAGCTTGGGAGTATGTCTTAGACCGTATTCGACAAGCTAATAAAGCAAATCGTCAGTTAGAATTTACAGCCACGATCGATTTAAATAACGAGTTTATTTACGAAAAATATCGTGATAAAATCATTTTTCAATATGACTTAAAAGAGTTCCAAAATGCAGGATATTCAAAAAAAATTGCTCGTTTGCAAGCCAATGCTGATGATAACGAAAAGATGCTAAACGCGGGATTGTTATCACAATATCGTAAGCGGATGGCGATTCAGGCGGGTGTGAAAGATTTTAAGCCGGTTATTTTATTTAAATCCAATAAAATAGCTGTTTCAAAAGCGGCTCGTGATCAATTTTTGACGATGATGGATCGGCTAACTGCTGAAGATCTGGCGCAATTTATTGCAAAGCAACTACAAACCACGCAATCGTCTACTTTGCGCCAAGCCTATACTTATTATCAAACAGTTGATATGGGGAGCTTGGTACGTGAATTGCAACGTGATTTTCAACCATTGAATACAATTAATGTTAATGATACGAGTAGCAATGGGATTTTAGGGGACTTAAATGATTTACGTAATTTGAATACTTTAGAGGAACCAAGTAATCCCTTTAGAGCTATTTTTGCCGTCGCCAAACTTTCTGAAGGTTGGGATGTTTTAAATTTGTATGATATTGTCCGAATTGGTGAGCAACCTATTACGTCAACACAAACTAATAGTGAGGCGCAATTAATTGGTCGTGGTGCGCGATACAATCCCTTCGTCTATGAGGATGCAACCTCTTTCACGCGACGATTTGACCATAATACGCCAGAATTACAGATATTAGAGTCCTTACACTATCACACGATTAACGATAAAAAATATATTGATAATCTGACGAAGTCCTTTGAAACAATGCAGCTACAAGTTGAAGATGATAAGGACTTTGATATTTTAACCACGACGGTTAAAAAGTCATTTAAGAAATCTGATGTCTATCAATATGGCAAGCTGTATTACAATGACGTTGAAGATGTTCCTGAAAGTGAATACAATGGTTTGGCAAAATATGGGGTCCCTGTTGCAGAACTACCTACCGTTAACATTGAGACAGCAACCCTAGAAGCAACGGCCTTTGATACACAAAATGTTGCAGGTATGAATGAGACACGGCTGGTAAAGATTGATGAGGCACTCGTTAAAAAATCAATGGCACGGAATCCTTTCTTCAGATTCAATACCATGAAAAAATATATGCCGACGCTAAATTCTATATCTGAGTTTATGTATGATGCGCAGTGGCTAGGACAGCTAAAAGAAATCCAAGCGACGGTATCAACTGGTGCAGATACAGTGCTTAGTCGAGAAACGCAGCTATTAGTCGTTGAAAAATATCTAGCGTATATTCAACGCATGTTAATCATGAACTACAAGCGTCAACGTGGGACTAATAAATTTATTGGATTGCCAATTAAGGAAGTCGTTCAGGACTATCAAAAGCGTGTTCCCGTTAACTATTCTAATGCTGGTGTTCATGAGTCAATTCAAACTTATGACTATAAAAAGGCACCGTGGTTTGTCTATAACGAAGCCATCGTCGACAAATTAGAACGTAGCTTAATTGAACTGATCCAAGACTATGTTGAAGAACTGCAAAACAAGTATAAAGATGTTTACCTCATTCGTAGTGATGAGCGTAATACTAAGCTGAAATTACATGAATTTGCCGATAATGTGTCTCACTATGCTGGTTTCTTGCCGGACTTTGTCTTGTATTTAGCTAATGAATCTTATATTTATCAGATTTATATTGAACCTAAAGGCACTCAATTACTTGATCAAGATCAGTGGAAAGAGGACTTGCTAACGAGTATTTCTCCTGATAGTGTGGATGTTATAGGTGAAAATGAAAAAGTTAAGTTATATGGTGTCAGGTTTTACGTGTCAGGTGACTCACGACAAATAAGAAAGAAAATAGAAATATTTACAGACTAAATGAAGGAGGTTCATTGCAATGGGCATAAAGCCATCTAAAAGCAGACAAAATTTAATTGATAATCTAGATTGTAGATTACTCAATATCCCAGATAATAAAAAAGCACTACAATTATTGACCAATTTAAACTATTTTCAAGTAGTCAATGGCCTGGAAAATATATTTCTTACTACAGTTCATCCTAAAAAATTTAATAAAGTATCCATTTTTGATTTTGAGCGTTTGTACTATGATAGTAAAAAAATAGCAACTGAAATATCGAGAGCCCTAGATGATTTTGAAGAACGTTTAAAGAGCTCTATATCTTATCATTTTAGTCAGTCGTATTGCATGAATATCAATGATACAATGCAATATACTAACAAAAATAATTATCGAGATGATGCTGAATTTGATGGATACCCACTTAATTCAGAACAATATGCAAAAATTATACAAACTTTCAAGGCAACCGAATCCAGAAATAAATTTTTATTTTTTCAACCGTGGTTCCTAACAAGTCTTGTTCAAAAAAACGATCATATTAATCAATCTTTCTACAGAGATATTCAATATACCGCTCCTAACAATGTTATGACTTATCAGTATGACTCTCAGGTGGCAGTTCCTTTGTGGGTAGCCATTGAAACTTTGCCGTTTGGTTCGCTAATCTATTTGTGTCATTATCTAAAAGATGATGAAATGAGTAATGTTTTAAATGATTTTGGATTAACAGCCAACGATAGAATAATATTTTTAAATGTTTTAGATGTTTTAAAAGAATTAAGGAATCATATTGCTCATGGTAACCTCTTATTAAGATTTCAAACACCTGCTTATATTAAATTTACCAATGATTTTGTAAATCGATTTGAATTGAATCCCAAGTCAAGAGGAACAACTGGTGCTAATCGACGTGTTTCATATGCATCAAAAATATACCTCTATGATTCCTTAAAAATTTTGCATCATTTTGATTCAACGAAAACAGTGGTAAAACAATTCAAAAAAATGTTTTACCACAACATGAAAAATATGAAACAAGGTGAAATATATAATAAACGTATTCTAAAGGCGATAGATGCTCCCAGCTACAGAGCATTAAAAAATTTGACGTAATGATATTTAATATATATACTATACATACATACTAAATAAGGCTCCTAACGAGCACTCGCCGTTAATCAATTGGTTAATGACGTCGATAAAATACCCATGTAACTATTTAATTATAGTTATATGGGTATTTTTGGATAGATTCATTAATACAAGGGTCTATAAATTACAAATACCCCCTCAAAAACATTGAAAGAATAGCCCCTAATATCCATAATATAGATATTGGGGGTTATTTGTTTTTAATATTTAATTTATAACGCATGCCAAGCCACTAGTTTTTTCGGGAATTAGGTTTACCGCTCATTTCAAGATTACCACTTTCATAATGGGCCCAACATGAATATATTTCAACTATTTTAGTTGCTTTATCAATGGTATAAACGACGCGATGTTGACCATTCATTCTTCGAGAATAGTACCCAGCTGCAGGTGGTGTTAACTTTTCAAATGACTGTACTGGTTTATATGGATTAGATTCTAATACACTTTTTATTTCTTCAAAGGATTGACGTAATGGGCTTCTTAAAACTTTTTTTAAATCACCCTTAGCTGATGATTTTATTTTTACTTTCCAACGATTACTCACGATCAATTTCTTTGATCATTTCATCTAGATCAACTGATTCATCATCTTTACGGCTGAAGGTGGCTTGAATCTGACCATTCATCATTAAGTTCATGGTTTCCTGTAATGCGTCGTAGTCTTTTTTCCCAATCAAAACGGCACTACGACTGTCATTGGATCCTGCAATAATAACAGGTTTGGAGTCCCGATTAGCATCTTTTATAAGTGAAAATAGATTGGTTCGCGCTGTAGTTGGATTAATAATTTTTTCCATATGGTTCCCCTCCTCAACTTATCTAATATTATAGGCGTACATGATAACGTACGTCAATTGCAAACTATTATATCGCCAAAGGAGATTATGACTTATGCAACAAATCGTCCTACCCATCAAAGATTCAAATGTCCTTAAAGAAGTTCAAGATACCTTGCTTCATAGTTTTAAAGCCGGTCAACGCAACTACACCATTTTTCAAGTGGGCAAAGCGACCTTGTTACGTGTGAGCGATGTTATGAGACTCCGCTGGGCAGATGTCTTCAATGAAAATGGTACCGTGCGTCAGAATGCGTTTATCCACGATAAAAAAACGGGCAAAGCCAATTTGCTCTACTTAAAACCAGTTCAAACGGGTTTATTAGCCTATCAAGGGTGGTTACAAGAAAATCATCTGGCCTCAGAATGGTTGTTTTCTTCGATTCAGCACCCTGATCGACATATCACGGAAAAACAGTTCTACAAAATCATGAGCAAGGTTGGTGATCTGTTAGGAATTAATTATCTAGGTACCCATACGATGTGCAAAACAGGTGCTTATCGCGTCTATACGCAATCAAATTTTAATATTGGCTTAGTCATGCACTTGTTAAATCATTCTAGTGAAGCCATGACACTAGCTTACTTAGGCTTGGATCAAGCCAGTCAAGAAACCATGCTCGATCAAATTGATTTTGGATAACTATGTGTGCCAATGCCAGCAAAAAACTGTTCACCTAGAAGCTGAATAAAACAAGAAGTGCCTACACCTATAAATGCACATTGATGTGTATATAAAATGAGCAAAATAAATAACGAACACTCAAGCATTAACATATACTATGCTAAGA comes from Pediococcus inopinatus and encodes:
- a CDS encoding Txe/YoeB family addiction module toxin yields the protein MSNRWKVKIKSSAKGDLKKVLRSPLRQSFEEIKSVLESNPYKPVQSFEKLTPPAAGYYSRRMNGQHRVVYTIDKATKIVEIYSCWAHYESGNLEMSGKPNSRKN
- a CDS encoding Abi family protein, translated to MGIKPSKSRQNLIDNLDCRLLNIPDNKKALQLLTNLNYFQVVNGLENIFLTTVHPKKFNKVSIFDFERLYYDSKKIATEISRALDDFEERLKSSISYHFSQSYCMNINDTMQYTNKNNYRDDAEFDGYPLNSEQYAKIIQTFKATESRNKFLFFQPWFLTSLVQKNDHINQSFYRDIQYTAPNNVMTYQYDSQVAVPLWVAIETLPFGSLIYLCHYLKDDEMSNVLNDFGLTANDRIIFLNVLDVLKELRNHIAHGNLLLRFQTPAYIKFTNDFVNRFELNPKSRGTTGANRRVSYASKIYLYDSLKILHHFDSTKTVVKQFKKMFYHNMKNMKQGEIYNKRILKAIDAPSYRALKNLT
- a CDS encoding site-specific integrase yields the protein MQQIVLPIKDSNVLKEVQDTLLHSFKAGQRNYTIFQVGKATLLRVSDVMRLRWADVFNENGTVRQNAFIHDKKTGKANLLYLKPVQTGLLAYQGWLQENHLASEWLFSSIQHPDRHITEKQFYKIMSKVGDLLGINYLGTHTMCKTGAYRVYTQSNFNIGLVMHLLNHSSEAMTLAYLGLDQASQETMLDQIDFG
- a CDS encoding type II toxin-antitoxin system Phd/YefM family antitoxin, with protein sequence MEKIINPTTARTNLFSLIKDANRDSKPVIIAGSNDSRSAVLIGKKDYDALQETMNLMMNGQIQATFSRKDDESVDLDEMIKEIDRE
- a CDS encoding DEAD/DEAH box helicase family protein, translated to MNYTQKDDHVASRFKQLLFHMATGSGKTDVMAADILYFYHEFGYQNFLFVVNTNAVIAKTRENMMNVQSPKYLFSQPISIDGIQIELREVTRFPTNSEPGVIYLRLTTIQTLANELNTPRENGLTYGDLEKQKLIILADEAHHFSAGTKSKADQKNKAWEYVLDRIRQANKANRQLEFTATIDLNNEFIYEKYRDKIIFQYDLKEFQNAGYSKKIARLQANADDNEKMLNAGLLSQYRKRMAIQAGVKDFKPVILFKSNKIAVSKAARDQFLTMMDRLTAEDLAQFIAKQLQTTQSSTLRQAYTYYQTVDMGSLVRELQRDFQPLNTINVNDTSSNGILGDLNDLRNLNTLEEPSNPFRAIFAVAKLSEGWDVLNLYDIVRIGEQPITSTQTNSEAQLIGRGARYNPFVYEDATSFTRRFDHNTPELQILESLHYHTINDKKYIDNLTKSFETMQLQVEDDKDFDILTTTVKKSFKKSDVYQYGKLYYNDVEDVPESEYNGLAKYGVPVAELPTVNIETATLEATAFDTQNVAGMNETRLVKIDEALVKKSMARNPFFRFNTMKKYMPTLNSISEFMYDAQWLGQLKEIQATVSTGADTVLSRETQLLVVEKYLAYIQRMLIMNYKRQRGTNKFIGLPIKEVVQDYQKRVPVNYSNAGVHESIQTYDYKKAPWFVYNEAIVDKLERSLIELIQDYVEELQNKYKDVYLIRSDERNTKLKLHEFADNVSHYAGFLPDFVLYLANESYIYQIYIEPKGTQLLDQDQWKEDLLTSISPDSVDVIGENEKVKLYGVRFYVSGDSRQIRKKIEIFTD